CAGGCCATCGATGACGCTGGAAACAGCGGCCTGGCTCTGGCCGGTCTCAGCGGCGATCTTTGCGACGAGCTCAGTCTTGTTGAGTGCCATGTTGTGTCCTTCCAGGGCAGCGACGCATTCGTCCGAGCCCCTGATCTGGTTTCAGGTATCCCACCGGGTTGGAGGGTCCGATCGGTTGATCGGTACGAATCTACCCTACATCGGCGGAATTATGCGGATTGTGGTCGGGATTGCATCGAAGCGTGTCACAAGCCGAAAAACACCTGTGGGTGCGAATCCCGAAGGACCCGCACCCACAGGTGCACTCGGACGCGCTCAGTCGCGCGCGACCACTCCCTACGAACTACCAGCTCGACTTCGTGATGCCGGGCAGCTCGCCGCGGTGCGCCATGTCGCGGAAGCGCACACGGGAGACACCGAACTTCGACAGGACGCCACGGGGGCGGCCGTCAATGACGTCGCGGCTGCGCACGCGCACCGGCGAAGCGTTGCGGGGCAGCTTCTGGAGGCCGACGCGTGCCGCCTCACGGCTCTCGTCGGTCCCGTTGGGATCGATGAGGGCCTTCTTCAGCTCGGCGCGCTTCTCGGCGTACCGATCGACGATGGCCTGGCGCTGCTTGTTCTTCGCAATCATGCTCTTCTTGGCCATGCTTAGCGCTCCTCTCGGAATTCAACGTGCTTGCGAATGACCGGATCGTACTTCTTGAGCACGAGGCGGTCCGGAGTGTTCCGGCGGTTCTTCTTGGTCACGTAGGTGAACCCGGTGCCCGCCGTCGAGCGGAGCTTGATGATCGGACGTACGTCCTTGTCCTTCGCCATTAGAACTTCACCCCACGCTTCTGCAGATCTGCGACCACGGACTCGATGCCGCGGGCGTCGATGACCTTAATGCCCTTAGCCGACAGGGTGAGGGTCACCTTGCGGCCGAGCGAGGGCACGTAGTAGGTCTTCTTCTGGATGTTCGGATCGAACCGACGCTTGGTGCGACGGTGCGAGTGCGAAATGTTGTGACCAAAGCCGGGAACGGCGCCGGTCACCTGGCACACTGCTGCCATGGTGTTTCCTCTCATACCGTGAGACCGGACGGCCTCACCCAAGATTTCTTGTCTGCGGGAACCAGCACCTGCCACCGACCGGGGCCGATTGCGCGGGCAACTGTTCCTGCGGTCTGCGCAATGGGACTTTGCACAGCCAAAGAACGAGCTTAGACCAGGATCGCGCATCGCACAACCCGGGCGTGTCGCCCCGCTCGCCGGTCGCGTACAGTGGAGCCGTGGACCAGGACACCGCGCACGAACGCACGCAGCCGGCGGCGATCCGCTACGTCGCCATCGGCGACAGCTTCACCGAGGGGGTGGGCGACGAGCAGCCCGACGGCTCGGTGCGCGGCTGGGCGGACCTCGTGGCGCAGGGGATCGCCGACGCGACGGGTGAGCCGGTGCAGTACGCGAATCTCGCGATCCGCGGCCGGCTCCTCGCGCGCATCATCTCGGAGCAGCTGCAGCCCGCACTCGACCTCGGCCCGACGGTCGTCACGTTCAACGGCGGCGGCAACGACATGCTGCGCCCGCGCACCGACATCGCCTGGATCGCCGCGGAGACGGCGCTCTCGCTGCAGCGGATCCGCGAGGCCGGGGCGGAGCCGATCCTGCTCTCCGGCGCCAACCCGACCGCGGGCCTCCCGAGCGGCGGGCGGGTCGCCGCCAAGGGGGATGCGCTCGTGGAGACCGCCGGGGCGATCGCCGAGCGGCTCGGGATCCGCTTCGCCGACAACTGGAGCGACCCCGAGCTGGCGGGCCGACAGTACTGGTCGCCGGATCGCCTGCACCTCTCCGCGGTGGGCCACCACCGCGTCGCGACCAACGTGCTGCGCACCCTCGGCCACGCGCACCCCGAGGACTGGATCATCAACGCCGCCCCGCTCCCGCGCCCCACGCGCCGCGAGCAGCTCGCCTACACGCGCGAGCACGTGCTGCCCTGGGTGAAGCGGCGCCTCACGGGCCGCTCCAGCGGCGATGGCCGCACGGCCAAGTTCGCCGAGTTCACCTGGGTGCTGCCGCGCGGCTGAGCCGGAATCATCCTCCGGGATGAGGCACGTCGTACCTGGGTACGACTCGGCGCGCGGCCCGCTCGGCCAGGCTGGAAGGGATAGACGTTTCGTCGTGCCCGCGGCACGGCGCCGGATCCTGCCCGAAAGGCCCCATGACCTTCCTCACGCGAGCGAGCCTCAAGAATCGCCTCATCGTCGGACTCACCACACTGGCCATCGCCGTGCTGGGGCTCTTCTCCATGGGAGCGCTCAAGCAGGAGCTGATGCCGTCGATGCAGGTGCCGATGGCGTTCGTCTCGGTGCAGTCGCAGGGGCTCGCCCCCGAGGAGATGGCGCGGACCGTCACCGAACCGGTCGAGCAGGCGCTCTCCGGGGTGCCCGGCATCACAAACGTCACGTCGACGACGTCGACCGGATCCGCCGACATCACCGTCGAGTGGCCCTTCGACGAGAGCGAAGAAGACACGCTGCAGGCGATCCGCGCCGCGGCTGACGCACTGAAACCCACCTTCCCCACCGGCACCGAGGTGCAGGTGTTCTCCGGCGGTGCGAGCGACATGCCCGCCATGGTGCTGACCGCCGGCAGCGCGGGCGACGAGACCGAGTTCGGCGACGCGCTCGCCCAGTCC
Above is a genomic segment from Leucobacter rhizosphaerae containing:
- a CDS encoding SGNH/GDSL hydrolase family protein, which produces MDQDTAHERTQPAAIRYVAIGDSFTEGVGDEQPDGSVRGWADLVAQGIADATGEPVQYANLAIRGRLLARIISEQLQPALDLGPTVVTFNGGGNDMLRPRTDIAWIAAETALSLQRIREAGAEPILLSGANPTAGLPSGGRVAAKGDALVETAGAIAERLGIRFADNWSDPELAGRQYWSPDRLHLSAVGHHRVATNVLRTLGHAHPEDWIINAAPLPRPTRREQLAYTREHVLPWVKRRLTGRSSGDGRTAKFAEFTWVLPRG
- the rpmB gene encoding 50S ribosomal protein L28 → MAAVCQVTGAVPGFGHNISHSHRRTKRRFDPNIQKKTYYVPSLGRKVTLTLSAKGIKVIDARGIESVVADLQKRGVKF
- the rpmG gene encoding 50S ribosomal protein L33, which translates into the protein MAKDKDVRPIIKLRSTAGTGFTYVTKKNRRNTPDRLVLKKYDPVIRKHVEFREER
- the rpsN gene encoding 30S ribosomal protein S14 gives rise to the protein MAKKSMIAKNKQRQAIVDRYAEKRAELKKALIDPNGTDESREAARVGLQKLPRNASPVRVRSRDVIDGRPRGVLSKFGVSRVRFRDMAHRGELPGITKSSW